TGATTTTTATTTGTTTCTTGTGTTTTTGTCTCTTTGGTTTGTAGCTCTTGTTGGATTGGTTTTTGAGGTGTATTGTCGGCGCAGCCCAAAAAGAGCATGACCGTTAAAAATACTATAAAATTTCTCATAACAGCTCCTTAAACATAACGAAAATCAAGCCAAATTTTTATGCTTAATTGCTCTTTTTAAATGTATATAAGTCCTTAAATTCGCCCTTTGCAACATTGCCGTCAAAGTCTAAAAGGTGCAAATTTGTTCCGTCAAATTTATAACTCATTTTTTCTTTATACTCGTCAGTTGTTGTTACGATATCTCCGGCGATTTCATACTTGCCGTATTGCAAGTCGGTGTAGTCTTGGTTGCCCTTATATGTCATTTTGCAAGTAAAAGAGCCGTCGGCATTTAAATTTAAAGTAGTTTCTATCGCTTCGCAGCTAGCACAAGGAAGAGTTGCTTTATAAATTCCTGCTACAGGAATGCTTTTGATCTCGCATTTTGGTGCTTTGTTTTTATCGTCATCAATAGTGCAAGTCTCGCCCTTTGGAACATCTATGTGTTGGTTAAAACTAGAACAACCAGCCATAAAAATAGCACTTGCTAAAAGAGTGATAAACTTAAATTTTTTCATTATTTTTCCTTTTGATTTTAAAAATTAAGATGTATTATAGTAGAGCTAATGTTAATTTATAATTTAAGCGATAAAAAATTTAAGAAGAAATTTGTTGTTGAAATAAGGATAGCCCAAGAAATTTGGGCTTAGGGTTTAAATTTATTTTTGCATTGCGGGATTTTGCATCATGCCTCTTTGACAGCCACAACTTTGTATCACAGGTGTGCAGTTTTGTCCGGCTTTACAAGTACCGTAGCTTACTTGGTCGTTAGCATTGTTGGTTTTAGGTTGGTTAGCACAACCCACTAAAAATGTAGCTACAAATACGATAAGGGCAAAATTTTTCATTATATTTCCTTTTTGAAATTTGGTAAAAATAATTTTTGAATACTATAGTTTGTTTTTAAAAATTTTATTAACACCCTTTAAAATTTGTTGTTTTTTGAGTTTTAACAGCAAAATTTTGATAAACTACCATAAAATTTTAAAGAGGTTATGTAAAATTGAAAAGACTTAGTATAGACGAGGCGGTTTGGCTTATCGAAAACGCACCGCTTCATGAGCTTGGACGTATGGCATACGCTAGAAAAAAAGAGCTACATCCAGACGCGATTACAACATTTATCGTCGATAGAAATATAAACTACACAAATGTATGCTGGGTAGATTGTAAATTTTGTGCATTTTATCGCCATGCAAAAGAAGAAGACGCTTATGTTTTAAGTTTTGAAGAGATCGGCAAAAAGATCGAGGAGCTATTAGAGATAGGCGGAACTCAAATTTTATTTCAAGGCGGAGTTCATCCAAAGCTTAAGATCGAGTGGTATGAGGATTTAGTCGAGTATATAAGTAAAAAATATCCAAGCATTACGATACATGGATTTTCGGCAGTTGAGATAGATTATATAGCTAGAATTTCAAAGATAACGATAGCTGAAGTTTTAAGTCGCTTAAAAGCAAAAGGTCTTTACTCGATACCGGGAGCGGGTGCTGAAATTTTAAGCGATAGGGTGCGAGATATCATCGCTCCTAGAAAGTGTGACACCGCAATTTGGCTTGATGTGCACAGACAAGCACACAAACTTGACATAAAATCAACCGCAACAATGATGTTTGGCACGGTAGAAACTACACGTGAGATAGTTGAGCACTGGGATCACATAAGAAATTTACAAGATGAGACGGGCGGTTTTCGTGCGTTTATATTGTGGAGTTTTCAAGGGCTTAATACAAAACTCATGCAAGAGTATCCACAAATTCAAAAGCAAAGTTCAAATCGCTACTTAAGACTGCTTGCGGTTTCAAGACTGTTTTTGGATAATTTTAAAAACATACAAAGCAGCTGGGTTACGCAAGGAAGTTATGTGGGACAGCTTGCATTGAAATTTGGCGCAAATGATCTTGGCTCGACAATGATGGAAGAAAATGTTGTGAAAGCAGCAGGTGCTAGCTATAGGATGAGTCAAGATGAGATGATCGCGCTAATCCGTGATATAGGTGAAATTCCTGCCAAACGCAATACAAATTACGACATCTTAGAGAGATTTTAGATGAAAGTTACAAATTTAAATGTAAAAAATGTAGATATCCCTGTTGTTTTTGAAAGTTCAAAAAGCCTTGCTGTAGCCAGCTTAAAGCTTATTTTTAAGGTAGCTGGCGCTTGCGAGAACAAAACTGCCGGTCTTGCTAGGCTTGCGGCAAATATGCTAAATGAAGGCACAAAAAGCAAAGGGAGTATAGCATTTGCGCGCGAGCTTGAAACAAGGGCGATAAACCTAGAAGTAAGTGCAGGTTATGAAACCTTGGCGATAGATATAAATTGCTTAAAAGAGTATTTTAATTTTGCGCTAGATAAACTAGCAGAGTTGCTTGCTGAGCCAAATTTAACCAAGGAAAGCCTTGATAAGTGCAAGATAACAACATTTGGTGAGATATCAAATTTAGCAAACGATAACGACTACGTGGCAAGATGTGGACTTTATGAGTTGCTTTATAAAGGCACAAATTTAGCTATGCCAAACATCGGAATAAAAGAGAGCATAGAGGCCATAAGTTTAAATGATATAAAAGAATTTTTATCCTCTCATATGGATCTTGGAAATTTATTTATCGTTTTTGGCGGAGATGTAAACGAAAATGATCTTTGGCTTTTAAAAGATGCGTTAAATTTACTAGAAGTTGGTAAAAAACGCGAGCTTGAAATTTTAACAACAAGCGATAAATGTGAAAAGAAATTTATAACAAAGCAAAGCGAGCAAGCGTATGTGTATTTTGGAGCTCCGTTTAACGTAATTCAGGATGAGAGATTTAAAGCAAATGTGGCGATGTTTATACTTGGCGAGAGTGGTTTTGGTTCACGTATCATGGAAGAAATTCGTGTTAAACGCGGGCTTGCGTACTCGGCTTATGCGCGCGGGGTCTATAACCTTAGTAGCACCCAAGTTTATGGATATTTACAAACTAAAAATGAGAGTAAAGATGAAGCCATGTCGGTTGTTTTAAGTGAATTTGATAAATTTATAAAGCATGGCGCTACCAAAAACGAGTTGGCTCAGGCGAAGAAATTTTTACTAGGTTCGCTTCCTTTAAGGCTTGAGACGTTATTTCGTAGGCTTGGTATAGCCGAGGGTGAATTTTATCAAGGTAAAAAATTAGGCTCTTTTATGGATGAGCTTAAAAAGATAGAAGCGCTTAGTCTTAAGGAGCTAAACGACTTTATCGCCACTCATGACGAGATAAGCAAGCTTAGCTTTTGTGTGCTTTATGACGGCAAATGAAATTTGAAGCAAACGAGCGCGAAGAGCTAGCCAAGATCGGTGTTTATAGCTTGCTTGATCTAGCTTTGGTGCTTCCTAAAAGCTTTGAAAGTAGCTTTATAACAAGCTCGCCAAGACAAGGCGTGGTTTGTGTAGAGGCTGAAATTTTAACCTTGCGACGAGCAAGTGGCGGCATGCTTATCGCAACTGCCTTTTGTCAAACTTGGGAGTGTGAGATAAAGCTTGTTATATTTCACGCAAAACCTTGGCACTACGGTGCTTTTAAACCACATAAAGAGCTTATCTTAAACGGGACGTGTGCTTATGCTTACGGTGCATGGCAGATAGCTAATCCAAAAATCATCACAAAAACAGGCGTCATAAGTCCGAAATTTAGACGTGATATGAAAGATGAAAGATTAAAAAAATTAATCAAAAAATACATAACAAACGAAAATTTAAGGGCCGAGGGCTTAAATGAAAATGAAATTTCATTTTTAGTCGCTATCCAAAAAGGAGATGAAGATAGCATATCTTTGCTAAATTTGCTAAAAAATGGCGAAGTTGACACTCGTGTAATAAAATTTATTGAAATTTTTAACTATATAAAAAAGCTAAATTCTAAAAAATTATACTTTAAAAATCAAAAAATTGAGCCTTTTGATATTAATGAGTGGCTTAAAAATTTGCCGTTTACCCCAACAAATGACCAGTTAAACGCCATAAATGATATCAGACAAGATATGAGTAGCACGCAGGCAAAACGGCGAGTTATTATGGGAGACGTTGGTAGCGGCAAGACTTTGGTTATCTTAGGTGCTGCACTTAGCGCATATCCAAACAAGAGTATTTTGATGGCACCAACTAGTATCTTAGCAAATCAACTTTATGAAGAGGCATGCAGACTTTTGCCGGACTTTATGAATGTCGTGCTTGTTAAAAGTGGAGAAAAAGAGCCGGATCTAGCTAATGCAAACCTAATCATCGGAACACATGTTTTACTCTACACAAAACTGCCAAAATCCGTGCTCGTCATGGTTGATGAGCAACATCGTTTTGGCTCTGCGCAACGAAACAAGGTCGAGGAGCTCGTTAGAGACGGTGAAAGGAGTGCCACTTTTGTGCAGTTTTCCGCTACTCCGATACCGCGCACTTTAACTATGATAAACTCTTCGCTTGTTAGCTATAGCTTTTTAAAAGAAATTCCTTTTAAAAAAAATATACATACACAGGTGATCAAAAGCGCTGATTTTGGTGCGTTTATGGCACATCTTCGCTCTGAAATTTCAAACCATCGTCAAGCTGTGATCGTCTATCCACTAGTTGAAAGCTCTGAGGTGTTAAACTATCAAAGCTTAAGTGAGGCGAGTGATTTTTGGCTTCAAAATTTTAAAAATGTATATATAACGCACGGCAAAGACAAGCAAAAAGATGAAATTTTGCTTAAATTCAAAGAAGATGGTGATCTGCTTTTGGCAACAACCATCGTTGAGGTCGGCATCTCATTGCCTCGTCTTAGCACTATTTTGATCGTAGGAGCCGAGAGGTTAGGCCTTGCTACTCTTCATCAGTTGCGTGGCAGGGTAGGAAGAAATGGTGGCGATGGGTATTGTTTTTTATTTACCAAGCTTAAGCAAACGCCTTCAAGACTTATAGAATTTGCTCAAACTCTTGATGGCTTTAAAATAGCCGAGCTTGATCTTAAAAATCGTCAAAGCGGCGATATTCTTGACGGAAGTGTTCAGCATGGTGCTACTTTTGAGTATTACGAGTATGAGGAAGATATTACAAAAGCCGCACAAGATAGGTTAAAAGCATTAAGAATTCTATAGTAAAATGCACTAAAATTTAAAGGATTGTTATGAATTTTGGGCAAAATTTAAAAAGATCGGCAAAAATTTCTTTTATAGTTGTTTCGCTTTTGGCTCACTTTATGTTAGCCGTTGCAGTAAACTATGCATTTCCGCACTATGATGACGCTCTTATAACCGGCGGAGAAGTAAAACGCATGGATAAAGATGGGCTTGTAAGCACGGCAAATCCTGCCGACGGACCAACTAGAGATGTGTATTTTGTCTACACACAAGAGGCTAATAGCACAAAGGTCATGCCTTATCGTAATGAAGACACAAGATGGGGATTTCCATTTTATTTTAAATTTAACTCAGCCGATGTGCAGGCCGTAGCGCAAAGTTTTGCGGGTGAACAAAAGCTAGTTCAGGTCAAATTTTACGGTTGGCGGATAGCTCTGCTTGATGAATTTAGAAACATAATATCCATACGAGAGATAAAAGATGCAAGCGAACTTTCAAATCCTATCATGACTTATGTTTTTTATGTTTTGCTTTTGGTTTCGTTTGGTTTTAGTGTAAGAGTTATAAAAAGATTGTTTGACAAGTAGTAAATAAGGGGCGTTTAACCGCCCCCAGGAAGTATCAATAAAGTCCGAATTTACCGTCGGCTCTTTTATATATCACACGCATTTTAGCGTCGATATCGTTAAATACATAAAATTGCATTTCGCTATTTTTAAGGTGTTCAAGTGCCTCTTCGATCTCAAGCGGTTTATAAAGTTCAAGTTCCATAGGGATGATCTCGTCTACACCCTCAACAGGCTCTTCTGCTATGCGAGCGCGAACTTCTTTGCCGTCATCTTTGCCTTTAACTGTGATTTTTTTATCGTGTTCACGGCGTAAAACTTTAGATGCACGGTCTATTGCTAGATCAACTGCCGCATAAAGGTCTTTGTCTTTTTGGCGGATAACGATCGTATCTTTATGTGCCATATTCAACGCAAATTCTGCATTAAAACCTTTTCTGCCTTGTTTTTCGTCAGCTGAAACAACACATCTGCCTGATATTATGTCTAGATTGTATTTTCCCAGTGTTTCAAAAGCGTTTTCTATATAGCTTTTTATCGGCTCTGTAAGCTCAAGTTGTCTTCCTACAATGCTTATATTCATAGCATACTCCTTTGTTTGAAAGTAACATTATTATAGCACACCAAGCTTAAAATTTTTAGCTTAAATTTAATAAAGAAAATTAATTTTGTAATAAAAAACTATAGTTTTTGCAGTGTTCGTTTGTGAAAGCTTATTGGGTTTGGCGTGATGCTTTCTTCTTCGCCTTCGCTATTTATCTTTGTTTTTGTTGTTACGAAGACATCTAGCCTGACTGTTCCTATGCTTTGAGGGGTTTGTATGTCAGTTACTAGCTTGCCATCGTCGCAATTACCAATCTGACCAAAAAAATGCACATAAACCGAGTAGTTAAAAATATCATTGAAATTTTGATCGGATATTATTGGATTACTAGGGCAACCTTTGCTAAAATCATGGTTAAAAATTTCAAGCATTGCCATTTCGGTTGCACCTTGCCCCAAAAGCTCAGCCTGCTCTCTTAGATAAATTTCAGTTGTTTGTCGCATGCTAGCCATTGATAGTTCGAGTGCTAATATGCCAAGACTTGATATGACTACCACAAAAAATATCGCCGCCAGCAAGCTAAAACCACGCTTCATTAGTATATCGCCTTTGATTTGCATACGGTAAAGTCAAAATTCTTATCAAACATAAGCCCTGACTTGCCTGCTTCGTGCATGCAAAGTTTTATGACTACTACGCCGTTTTGCTCGGTAAAGTTAAATCTAGTCACATTCTCTGCTAATATCGCACTATCTGCATTTTGAAATTTTTCGCCAAGCCATGGTTGATAGTTGTAGTAAAGCTTTAGCGTAAAGTCGCCTCTTTGCTCGCTTTCATCGCTAACGGCGATAGCATATGCGCTGTAAGCTATGTGGTATTGTTCTGAGATTTCGCCGTCGTGAGTTAAATGTATTTTGTTATCCTCAACGCTTGTTATCTTTGCGACATCAAGAGAGTTTGTGTTGTTATAGCCAAAAGAAGTTGTGGCATCATAGGCTAAACCCTTAAATATCACGGCTAGGTCGGTTATCGCTACACCAAAGTCATCCAAAATGCCATTTTCTTGATTTAGACTAGAAAGTTTGCTTCCTGGAGTTATAAGACCATTTGCTTTGCTGCTTGGCTCTAAGTCGGCAAATCCGCTATAAATACCATCGTTAAACATCTCTCGAGCGTATGTTATAAACTCAAGCGTTGTGTATTCGTTATTTACCTGATCGTTATTTAAGGGTAGTATGTTGCTACTTGTGCCTTTTCTTGCGATAACGCTTTCTTTTATGCGATAGCTAAGCATTTTTGAGATCTGTTCAAGCACAAGTTCGGTTTGAGTTTGCAGCGAATTCATCGCTTTACTTTGCACATAGTTTTTAAAAACAGTTGTTGTTACTTGAAGTGTCATCAAGCCTACGATACCAAGCACAACGATAACGATGATTAGTTCGATTAGAGTAAATGCCTTTTTTGTTGCTCTCACTGCCACTCTTTAGTATTTAAAAGCCCGCTATCGCCGATATTTACCGCAAAACCACTTAGGGTTACTTCGGTTTCATGACTTTGTTTGTCGTAGGCTTTTGTTTTTATATCTATGCGCTTTATATCGTTGTTTGAGTTGAAGTTAGACACTGTGACGTTGTATGTTGAAGAGAGTATGTAGTCTCTTTCTTTTGTTGCTTCCATGTTTACGTTGCCGGTAAAATTTGCTATGCTTTTTATGTTGGTTATGCTCTCCGGGCAGGCTTTATCTAGGTTAGCTCCGGTTTTTGGTTGAAAATTTCTTCTGCCGTCACCAGAGATGGAATTTGATTCATAAAAATTTGTATCGTTAAATATCGGCACAAGCGTGTTTTCATTTTCGCTTATATAATCGCATGTAAAGGCGGATTTGAGCACCAAAGACATGTATGTTTTAGCGTTTAAGATACTTTCTTGTGTCAAGGCTTTTGTGTTTGCGACATTTGTTTGTTTTATGATGATAGGTATGCTTACACTTACGATAGCGACCACGATCAGCGCTAAAACGACTTCGATAAGCGAAAATGCCTTTTTCACCACTCTATCCTTCTGTTTGTTCTTTCCGAAACTCCTTCAAAGTCGCTACCGCCGATAAATTTTCCTTCGCCCATGTTTTTGCCGTCATTATCTTTGGTTTTTAGCCCAAGAGAGCTACCGCCCCAGCCTCCCTTGTCTAAAAATTTAACGACAAAGTCATTATAGGTGGCGTCTTTGTTTGTTTGGTTGTAAATTAGCCATTCAGGAAGGTCTTGCATGTTGATTTGTGCATATCCGGCCACAGTGCTACTTAAATTTATAGGCATTTTACCATTATTTAAAGTATAGCCTTCCTTGATCCGTGCCTTTGCTGAGGTGGGTTTTGGATCAAAGGTTATTGCAACTGCTTTATCGGGCCCGGCGTTTTTGTCGATATACCAGCCGCCGGTATTTGGCAAGACAGAAGCATTGCTTGCGTCAAATATAGCGCTATCGCAGTTGTTGCAGTAAATTCCATAATACAAATTTGTGTCAAATCCGTTTTTTGGACCTTCTAAATACGGTGCATAAAGTCTGGCGTAGTAAAAATTTGCCGACTTTATTTCATCACCTTGTGGCTTTATATATGTTGTGCCATTGACATTATCAGCGTCTTTTATATCGCTAAATTCAAACTGATCGTTTGTGATTTGAAATGGATTTATGGCTAGGTTTTTTTCTCGTGCAAAATTTATTTTGACTTCGCCGTTAAAAACACCTCTTGCAAAACCTTCGGCGAGTGCATTAAATTTATCATCTTCATTTTGCTTTAGTTTGGAGTCATCCATAAAGTAGTGGATCTTTTCTTTCGTGCTAGCTATGTTTGTGTCAGTGTCACTGCCTGGGTTAAAGGACATGTTAAATTTAACATCTTTTGCATAACAACCATTGCTATACATAAGAGCGGGCTTATCGTTATAAAGCCTTGCCGTGATCTGAAACTGCGCTTTTGCGTAGGTGTGAGCAGGGCTATTGTTGTCGATAGTTTGGCTTAGATAGACTGCTGCTTTATCGTTAGGAAAGCTAAATTTATCTACACGTATGTCTTTTGGTGTAAACGTAAGACTTTGATCTAGCGGGATATCACACCCTATCATGCCATTAATGTTTTCGTTTGATGCGCTACTGTTTATAACGCAGTCGTTGTTTATGCTATCAGTGCTTGTGTATTTGGTGTCTGCCGCTTTTATCGTTGCTAAGCCTATGTCTGGGTAGTAAAAATTTGTGGATTGATCTTGGGCAACCGCTACGCCGCCTGTTTCTTTTGTTAATCTTCCTTCGCCATGTTTTATATCGGCGTTAAATTTTAGCCCTTTAAGTTCGTCAAGCTCGATGTCACAACCGTCTGGATTTGTTTGCGTAAATTTGATATCTCCTATCCTTGCACCAAAGTTATCATCGATAGTGCCACCGTATTTAAGGGCTTTGATGGTGATGTTGTCATAGTTTTTGCCGCCTATGAGAGAGTTGATATTTTGACCATCTTCTTGTAGTATAAATTTGTCCGGTCTAACAGCAAATGAGTCTGAAGAGCATTTTTCTATGGTTTCGTCAAATTGGTTCTTATATACCATTTTGAATTTTAAGAAACTATACGATCCGTTTACCAAAACTCTTTCTATGTCAAATTCTGTTTTGCCTTTTGTGTTTATTTCCCGCGCCGTACTTTCGATAAAATCCGCATCACAACCCCCGGAAACAACACCAACCGTCATTACATCGTCTTTTATAAATATGGCAGGAGTCGTAGCTACGGCATTATTTTCATCAAAAAACATAAGCTTGACATCAAACGCTCTTCCTGAAAGTTGTGTAAACAAGCTTCTTTTTTCGTTTTTCGCATAGTTTTTATTAACAACGTCTATCTCGTTTTTTTCCGGAAGTATTGTTTCTATTTGGTATTTTTTACTTTCGCATTTGCTTATAAAACCGGACTCGTATTTATAGTCCATGCTTTTATTTTTAAATGACACTCTATAGTCGATTGGTTTAAATTCGCCGTTTAATATATTTTCAAATCGTATAAGTGCACGATTAATATTATCAAACGACCCTCCTTCGCCGCTGTCCGCTCCCTTTCCTACATAAAAATCTACTAACTTGCCGTTTAAAGTGTATAAATTTGCTTTGTTTACTTCTGAGTCTAGTATGTCAAAAGACTCTGAGATACGAGTAGGCACGATATAGGTGTTTTTGATGGCATTTTCTGAGTCAAATTCAGCCGTTACAACGACACCTTCGGCTGTTTCGTTGCCTTTATTTTTTATAATGAGTGTATTTTTTAGGATATCACCGATCCTTAGTTGTGTTTTTTGTTTCTCGTCGGTACTTATCTCAATAAAATCAGAATCACCCCTTTTATACTCTATCTTTTCCATGTAGCATACTTCAGGCACATAAAGCGTGGTTGAAAATCCTACCATACCGATATTAGTACGCTCGCCAAAATCTGTACCGTATATACTTTTGGTACCGGCTGTTATTTTTGCTGTTGCACTTGTTTGTGAGTTTCCTATGAGATTAGTTATGTTATAGGTATCAAGATCCATTTGGTTATTATAAACTCTATTTGAATTTAGGTGTTTTCCATTTTTTGTTATTGTGCTATTAAAATAGTTATCAAAGTATATATTATTGTTAATGTCTTTGTATTGGTTGATTCTATTGCTGTTATCGTTTATAATTTTTTTTGAATTGATTTCTATAACTTCGGCATTATATATTTCTTTCTTACCGCCAAACGATAAGATAGAAAATGACGAATGTACGTCTCCGCGAGTAGGAGTGTAAAAGCCATCAAATTTAAGATTCATTGATTTGTTTTTTACTATAGGAGCTAATATGGTAAGTCCGTCATAGATACTAATATTTTTTGGTTTTATGATATTGGTATGCTGGTCGCCAAAATCATATACTACCACTAAAGCCCAACCTCCATAAAAAGGTGCATATAGTTTATTATTCCAAGAACCTT
This is a stretch of genomic DNA from Campylobacter sp. RM6914. It encodes these proteins:
- the hpf gene encoding ribosome hibernation-promoting factor, HPF/YfiA family translates to MNISIVGRQLELTEPIKSYIENAFETLGKYNLDIISGRCVVSADEKQGRKGFNAEFALNMAHKDTIVIRQKDKDLYAAVDLAIDRASKVLRREHDKKITVKGKDDGKEVRARIAEEPVEGVDEIIPMELELYKPLEIEEALEHLKNSEMQFYVFNDIDAKMRVIYKRADGKFGLY
- a CDS encoding prepilin-type N-terminal cleavage/methylation domain-containing protein, with protein sequence MKKAFSLIEVVLALIVVAIVSVSIPIIIKQTNVANTKALTQESILNAKTYMSLVLKSAFTCDYISENENTLVPIFNDTNFYESNSISGDGRRNFQPKTGANLDKACPESITNIKSIANFTGNVNMEATKERDYILSSTYNVTVSNFNSNNDIKRIDIKTKAYDKQSHETEVTLSGFAVNIGDSGLLNTKEWQ
- a CDS encoding M16 family metallopeptidase translates to MKVTNLNVKNVDIPVVFESSKSLAVASLKLIFKVAGACENKTAGLARLAANMLNEGTKSKGSIAFARELETRAINLEVSAGYETLAIDINCLKEYFNFALDKLAELLAEPNLTKESLDKCKITTFGEISNLANDNDYVARCGLYELLYKGTNLAMPNIGIKESIEAISLNDIKEFLSSHMDLGNLFIVFGGDVNENDLWLLKDALNLLEVGKKRELEILTTSDKCEKKFITKQSEQAYVYFGAPFNVIQDERFKANVAMFILGESGFGSRIMEEIRVKRGLAYSAYARGVYNLSSTQVYGYLQTKNESKDEAMSVVLSEFDKFIKHGATKNELAQAKKFLLGSLPLRLETLFRRLGIAEGEFYQGKKLGSFMDELKKIEALSLKELNDFIATHDEISKLSFCVLYDGK
- a CDS encoding DUF1523 family protein; the protein is MNFGQNLKRSAKISFIVVSLLAHFMLAVAVNYAFPHYDDALITGGEVKRMDKDGLVSTANPADGPTRDVYFVYTQEANSTKVMPYRNEDTRWGFPFYFKFNSADVQAVAQSFAGEQKLVQVKFYGWRIALLDEFRNIISIREIKDASELSNPIMTYVFYVLLLVSFGFSVRVIKRLFDK
- the recG gene encoding ATP-dependent DNA helicase RecG; this translates as MKFEANEREELAKIGVYSLLDLALVLPKSFESSFITSSPRQGVVCVEAEILTLRRASGGMLIATAFCQTWECEIKLVIFHAKPWHYGAFKPHKELILNGTCAYAYGAWQIANPKIITKTGVISPKFRRDMKDERLKKLIKKYITNENLRAEGLNENEISFLVAIQKGDEDSISLLNLLKNGEVDTRVIKFIEIFNYIKKLNSKKLYFKNQKIEPFDINEWLKNLPFTPTNDQLNAINDIRQDMSSTQAKRRVIMGDVGSGKTLVILGAALSAYPNKSILMAPTSILANQLYEEACRLLPDFMNVVLVKSGEKEPDLANANLIIGTHVLLYTKLPKSVLVMVDEQHRFGSAQRNKVEELVRDGERSATFVQFSATPIPRTLTMINSSLVSYSFLKEIPFKKNIHTQVIKSADFGAFMAHLRSEISNHRQAVIVYPLVESSEVLNYQSLSEASDFWLQNFKNVYITHGKDKQKDEILLKFKEDGDLLLATTIVEVGISLPRLSTILIVGAERLGLATLHQLRGRVGRNGGDGYCFLFTKLKQTPSRLIEFAQTLDGFKIAELDLKNRQSGDILDGSVQHGATFEYYEYEEDITKAAQDRLKALRIL
- a CDS encoding dehypoxanthine futalosine cyclase — encoded protein: MKRLSIDEAVWLIENAPLHELGRMAYARKKELHPDAITTFIVDRNINYTNVCWVDCKFCAFYRHAKEEDAYVLSFEEIGKKIEELLEIGGTQILFQGGVHPKLKIEWYEDLVEYISKKYPSITIHGFSAVEIDYIARISKITIAEVLSRLKAKGLYSIPGAGAEILSDRVRDIIAPRKCDTAIWLDVHRQAHKLDIKSTATMMFGTVETTREIVEHWDHIRNLQDETGGFRAFILWSFQGLNTKLMQEYPQIQKQSSNRYLRLLAVSRLFLDNFKNIQSSWVTQGSYVGQLALKFGANDLGSTMMEENVVKAAGASYRMSQDEMIALIRDIGEIPAKRNTNYDILERF
- a CDS encoding copper resistance protein NlpE, translating into MKKFKFITLLASAIFMAGCSSFNQHIDVPKGETCTIDDDKNKAPKCEIKSIPVAGIYKATLPCASCEAIETTLNLNADGSFTCKMTYKGNQDYTDLQYGKYEIAGDIVTTTDEYKEKMSYKFDGTNLHLLDFDGNVAKGEFKDLYTFKKSN
- a CDS encoding type IV pilus modification PilV family protein, coding for MKRGFSLLAAIFFVVVISSLGILALELSMASMRQTTEIYLREQAELLGQGATEMAMLEIFNHDFSKGCPSNPIISDQNFNDIFNYSVYVHFFGQIGNCDDGKLVTDIQTPQSIGTVRLDVFVTTKTKINSEGEEESITPNPISFHKRTLQKL
- a CDS encoding prepilin-type N-terminal cleavage/methylation domain-containing protein → MRATKKAFTLIELIIVIVVLGIVGLMTLQVTTTVFKNYVQSKAMNSLQTQTELVLEQISKMLSYRIKESVIARKGTSSNILPLNNDQVNNEYTTLEFITYAREMFNDGIYSGFADLEPSSKANGLITPGSKLSSLNQENGILDDFGVAITDLAVIFKGLAYDATTSFGYNNTNSLDVAKITSVEDNKIHLTHDGEISEQYHIAYSAYAIAVSDESEQRGDFTLKLYYNYQPWLGEKFQNADSAILAENVTRFNFTEQNGVVVIKLCMHEAGKSGLMFDKNFDFTVCKSKAIY